The genomic segment CACTCGATCGCGATAGGTTCGACCAGTACTCTTTTTGTTTTGGCCGCCCCATTGTTTAAAAAAGAATGCGACATTCGCGGCCGCGCACATATCGTATATTTCGTCGACCCAAGCGTGATTAATGGGTCGCGCATTCGGACCAGATTCCCCGCCGACGATTGCCCACCTTATGCCGTCCAGGTATGCACCCGCCACCGAACCAATTAGCGGTTCAAAAGAGACAAAACGTATGACTGCGGGAACTCGTCGCAAATCATCGAGCCGCCCGATTACGTCGCCATTTTCAACACTTGTTCCAAGCCAAACGTTTGGTAGAACTTTAAAATCGGCAAGAATGGCGGCCATTAAATCCGCTCGTTTAGTCAGTATCTGATAGGTGTGTTGCGGTGTATGTTCCATCACACTCCACACGCGGTCAATAAAAGCAATCGGTACGCTTGGATGAAAGAGATCGCTCATTGAATTAATAAAAATTCGACGTGGTTTTTTCCACGATTTCGGTTTTATTAATGTAGTTTCATCCAAGCGTACTAAACCAGTCCATTTTGCACGATTGCCGGTTTTACGGGTAAGGCCTTTGTATTTTTCAATACCCATTGCTTCTAACCTCGCCGCCATGCGCATAGCATAACAATTGATACACCCCGACGAGACGACAGAACAACCCGCGACAGGGTTCCACGTTGCATCAGTCCATTCGATTGTTGTTGCCATTTTTGCGAACACTTTCATATCGAGAAAGAGAAAAAGAGGAAGAAAGCCGCTAGGCTTTTTAGAGACGGCCAAAAACAATACCTAGCGGCCTTTTTGGCGGTGAGATTACTGTGCGTCTCCTTTTGTTAGATCTTTGCCGCCAAAATCATAATCATGCGCATAGCCGGTATCAGAGCGGCAGGTAATCGTGTCGAGCTTTGCCGTTGTCTTAACGTTCGGGAAAAGCGACGTACGGCGGTGTTTGTTTGCTTCCGCGTCGCAATGGCTGCTATTTGTGGTGGCTTTGGCCGAAACGTTCGAGACGTGTTGATAATTGTAATTGGCGGCCGACGCTGCAAAACCCACTGTGGCAAGAGCTGTAGAAAGAATAATAGAAGAAAGAATGCTTTTCATTTTTAGACCTCGTTGTTTTGTTTTAACTTACAATACCTTTATAAATGGGTGCATTTATAATGTCAAATAAATAATTGCATTTTTATTGATTTTTTTTTCATTATCGTTTATTGCTGGGAACATGGGTAGAAAAGCTTTTAAAGTCCCGATTGTCGGGATAAACATTTATTTATTGAAAGACGAGCTGGAGAGGCTCAATAGCGTTGTTGGTCAACACCAACGTTCGAAGTTCATTCGCGAAGCTGTCAATGAAAAACTTGACCGCATCGAAAAAAAAGACCGCGAAACATAACTTCCGCAGCCCCTTCTCTCTCATTAACGATCTGTCACACGCGGCCTGTTTCGTGCGTCGGCAAATGGTGGTGATATTTCGCTTTGTCGCGTACTGAGCAGGTTAAAATCAGCAATCGGTTGTCGCGTGTTTGTTTTATCAACCGCCCTGCCCCGCCACTCGCGCGGACTTAAAACGTATGTCGACCACATGCCCCGCCGGTGTTCTTTTGCATTTCTTTCAACTGCATAATAATCATTGTTACGAACCGGTTCTTTTATATTAGCCCATCCGGCAAAAAGCATTTCCCGCCCAATATCACTATCTTTACCCTGCACGCAATAGCCGACGTTTAGCGTATAACGGCAAGTAATTTTTTTCCCATCCACAAGCCGTTTAAGCAATGCTTTTGCCATTGCACCGCAGGGTACTGGTTCGGGTGCTTTAATTTTTTCGCGGTCTGTCCATGTCGGATTTAATGACCACTGGGGCACGTTACAACTATCAATACCCGCAAGTTCAATTGTTAGGTTTTGGCGTGGAAAGAACAATGTATGGCCGTCGACGGCCATTGCATAATCGGTTATTACATCATCGCTTGCCGAGCCATTCGCTGTTGGTGTTGGTATGTTGCTATTATTCATCAAAACATCTGCACCAAAACAGTTGCTTGTTGATAGTAGTAAAACAGACAAGTATATTAATTGTTTTTTCATTCTTTTTGTGCTTTCGCCCGTTGAGATAAAAAGATTGAGGGATGCTGCACGTCTTTAAACGCCCATAAGCCTTTTCGTTTTTCCGCAGCCGATTTTTCTGCGACGGAATAATCGGGCACATACGGTAGGCCTTGACTGTTAAGTGAAGCAAATGCATAGCCGGTCGCGATTAATGCAGTACCCAAGTCGACCGCTGTCGCGCCAACAGTGGCATAACACATTGTGTAGTTTATATCCGCCGCAATGATGACAGAACAGGATGGTTTTGTGTCGGCAATAAAAGCAGCCAACCCGTCGGCCGACGCAATGCCGCAGTCTTGTTGCTGCCCGTTTTTATCGGTGTAAAATGTGTTGCGCAGACATGCCTGCACACCATAGAGCCGGTAGGTTTTATTATTCTGCTGCCAAGTATCACCGCTAATAATCGCGTCAGGTTGCAATGTAAAATAATCAGCAGCGTTCGCATTGTGAATGATCGGCAACATTGCAACAGACAAATAGACAATAGCCCGCATGGTTATTTACTTTCCGAAAAGATGCCAACGTGTTGTTTTTTTGCAATAGCCATTGCGTCAACAAAATCAGCTCGATTACTCTTTTCGTTTAGCTCAACCGCTCCGACGGAAAGTAATTCATTTTCAATAGAGGAAACAGAGTCAAGAGTGCCCGGAAAAAACCAGTAGCCCCAACAGGTTGCATTTTTTTCGCTTGTGTTTTTTTCGGCAAAATTAGCAACACAATAAATTACCCGTGGGTTTTTTAGCTGAACGGCGAGCTGTTCTTGCGCATATCCGGCACAACTCCCGCGATAATCATCGGCCGGAACGGTGATCGAACCGTCACAAGGTTTAATAGCGGCAAGATTAATATGATTATTTTCATCAATTGCAAATGTAGTCGCTCCGGTCACGGAAAAACCCCGCGAATTTGCAAACCCTTGTCGTTCGATTGTTTTACCAGTCGCATCTCGATAATCGATTACGAGCACAATTTTATCGGGGCTTGCGAGCGATTTTATGTATGCCGCATCGACCGAAATAGAATTATCGCTGGCAAAACTATTAGCCACGCAAAACGAAAAAGCAATAGACGTTAATAATATTCTCACGGCACATCCTTTTGTATTTGTTTTTTGCTTTTATAGCATAAAAAAACTATTAAAACGTGTTTTTGACACTTTACCTTTTTTATTATATTTTGTAAAGTCACGCCGAAAAATTCAACAAAAAAAACCGGTTTTTATAATGTGTAGTGTAAAGAGAAAAATAGGCAAAAGTTTACTACCAATAACATTGTCTTTTTTGGGCGTTCATTGCGCTTTGGCTGTGGATTTCGAGGAAATAAAAATATTAGCAGTCGCTGATAACGTTTTAGCGGAACCGGTTTTTGGTGACAGCCGACATTTTGGTGCGAACATAAAAATCGACAACACCAGCTCGAAAAAACAGGAAAGATGTGGTGACAGTGAGTTCACTGTCAATGAAGTGAAGAAAATTGCGATCGCGGCCGCACAAAAATATAATGTGCCAACGGAATTGGTTTTAAAAGTCATCGAGACTGAAAGCAACTATGATCAATCGCGTAATTCGCCAAAAGGCGCACGCGGAGCGATGCAACTCATGCCGAGCACGGCAACGGCCTACGGCGTGAATGACCGGTGTGACACAGTTCAAAATATTGAAGCGGGTACTAAGTTTTTAAGCAAACTGTTGGGAAAATATGGGTCGACCGATTTGGCGCTAGCTGCCTACAATGCGGGTGAAACACAGGTCGATCGGGCGGGCGGTATACCACCGATACCAGAAACGCAAAACTACGTAAAAAAAATAACGGGCGCAATCAGCGTCAAAGAACCCGCGACGAATGAAAAAGTCGCTGGCATCGTAATAGGTTTATCAACCACCCGTTTTGCGAACGGGGTAATCAACTTCGGAGAGAAAAATGATGGTACTAAATAGAAAAATTATTAAACCGGCCGTGGCAATTGGTATTGCCGCATTGATGACAAGCCCGGCCTTCGCGGCTGGTGGAAGCGGAATATTTTCGTCCCTCGATACAGTTTTTCAATACGTCGTCGACACGTTATCGGGCACGACTGGTCGTCTCGTTGCAATCATCATTTTTATGGGAACAATTGTAGCGGCTTGGGTGGGGTATCGAAGCTTTTGGACGATTGGCGTCGGCATCGTATTCATTGCGATATTTTTTGGCGGCCCCAGATCGTCGATTTCATCCGTGACGCAGCCCAATAAAATAAACAATGAGGAACGGCAAAATGGATGAAGAAGCGATGCGTGTACCGGTTGTCATTGGAATAACTCGGCCGATTACAATATTAGGCATTCCCTACAACATGGCCTTGATGTTGATGTTTTCGGTAACAGGACTTTGGTTAATCACGAATAGTTTTTATTCGTTTTTATCATTGCCTTTCCTCTATTCAATCGTTTTTTCGATTACTGTCTATGACGCACGATATTTAGACGTCATTGGCCGAAAAATAGCAAAAACGCCTAACGTACCTAACCGGCATTATTGGGGGGGAAATAGTTATGGCTGCTAACGAATTAAACGCGTCGGTAATAAAAAAACTGATGCGCGGCAAGTTGATAAAACGCGAAACGAGTATGCGAAAACATATACCTTATATCCGACACAAAAATGAAACGATTGTTGGATTAAAGGATGGGTCAATCGCTGGCGTTATAAAGCTGGACGGGCTGTTTTTTGAAACGCAAGATCAAGCAGAAATAAACACACGTGCAGAAATCGAAAACACTATCATTCGAAATCTGGGAACGAGCCAATACTCGTTTTGGGCAACGACAATTCGTCGCAAAACAGTTGCACACCTAGATCAACACCCAAAAGGATATTTAGCAAGTGAAATAGATCGTCAATATTTTGATCAGCTTGCGGAAAAACGGCTTTACACTAATGAGTTATATTTAACCGTCATTAAAGGGAATATTCGCGGTGCTGTAGGCTTGGGCGACAAAATAAGACAAAAATGGGAACAATTGACCGAGGCAGGAGATATTAAAAGACGTGAAAAAAATAACGTTGTGGAATTTGAACAGAAATTAAAAACGATCGTCAAAGAACTGACCGGTTACGGGGCAAAACTGTTAGGCATAAAAAAAACAGGTAGTGACGTTGGCGCCCGTTATTTGTCGGAACCGGCGATGTTTTTTAATGAAATATTGATGGGGGCAAAAAACCAACCGCTTCCATTACCACGCCAATCACTCGACAGCTATATCGGTACTGGTCGTTTATTTTTCGGCACGAAAGTTGTGCAGATCGCGTCGGCAACGAATGATGCAAAATTCGGTGCAATACTTTCGCTAAAAGAATATCCATCGTTCACGGAACCCGGCTTTCTCGACACGTTACTGACGACCGACAACGAAATGATTATTACCCAATCGTTTTCTGTTGTTGACCAGCCGATTGCGCAAGAACGCATATCACGGCTTCAAAGACAACTCGAAAAGTCCGACGCCGCGAACAGCGAGCTGGCTGATGAAGTAGATTACGCAATGAATGCGTTGGCGAAGCGAGAAGCGGTTTTTGGCTACCATCACTTGACGGTGCTAGTTTTGGCAGATGATCTAGAACGCCTGAATAAGGCGGTCGGCGACGTGACAACACAACTTACGCACTGCAACATCACGGCGGTGCGGGAAGACCTTAATTTAGAACCAGCGTTTTGGGCGCAGCTACCAGGCAACAGTAGTTATATAGCCCGTGGTGCATTGTTATCATCGAGAAACTTTGCGTGTTTTGCTCCGTTACACAATTTTCCTTCAGGGGAAACAGATGGAAAAAAAATACATTGGCGTTCACCAGTAACGATTTTCGAGACGACAAGTAAGACGGCTTACCATTTTAACTTTCACACCTCGGACGTCGGACACTTTACGATCACCGGACCAAGTGGTTCGGGCAAAACAGTTGTGATGACGTTTCTGATGGCGCAGTCAGCGCGTATCAAACCAACCCCGCGCGTCGTATATTTTGATAAAGATCGCGCCGCAGAAATAACAATAAGAGGGCTTGGCGGTGTTTATGAAGTCATTAATCCGGCGCGGCCAACCGGTTTTAACCCGCTGCAACTCGACGACACACCGGTTAATCGTACTTTTCTCGGCAATTTGTTCCAAGTCATGCTCGCGCCCGCTTCGGGCGAAGAATTAAAGCAAGCGGAAAAAACAACAATTGAAAAGGCAGTCGCAAAAGTGATGAAGCTGGCGTTGCCACTACGAACGCTTGCCAATTTCGACACATTATTGCAAGGCGCAGCTAAAGCCACTGACGAAGATCTATCGGCGAGACTCCGCTCTTGGGTAACGGGCGAAAATGCATGGTGTTTTAACGCGGAAAAAGATGTTCTGAATTTGGAAAACATTTCGGCCATTGGCTTCGATATGACATCGATCTTACAACAAAAAACCACGCGGATTCCGTTGATCATGTATTTATTCCATCGTCTTGAACAAATGTGCAACGGCGAGCCAATTATTTTCATGCTGGACGAAGCGTGGAGCTTGTTCGACAACGAACAATTCAGCAAGTTTATCAACGATAAAATACGGACGATCAGAAAACTCAACGGTATTGTCGGTCTTGGTACGCAATCGATTTCAGACATTTCGGGTTCGGACGGAACCAGAGCGGTGCTTGAACAATGCACCACCAATATTCACTTTCCAAATCCGAAAGGAAACCGAGAGGAATATAGTAAAAATTTTAAGATAACGGAAAAGGAATTTCAGTTCATTACAAAAACCGACCCGAAAAGCCGTCTTTTTCTTATTAAACATGCACAAGATTTTGTCATTGCACGGCTTGATCTCACCGGACTGAACGGCCTGATAAATGTGCTATCCGCAACACCTAAAACGCTCGATCTTTGCGAGCGTTTACGAAGCGAAAATGGCGACGCGCCGGAAGCGTGGTTGCCGTCATTTTTCCGAGAAATCGGAGAAAAAAAATGACGAAAATAGTAAAGGTTGTTGCAACGTTAATAATTGCGGCAAATGTTGTAAACGGACAAGCCGCCGAATTGGTGATTGATAACGCCAAACTTGGCGAAAAAAACGATAATCAACAAGCGGTCGAAAAAAACGAAAACGTTAAAACGGATGAGCTAAACAAGCACAAAAGTATTACATGTTCCGCATCACGTGGGATGCGTTCATCATCTCCGTCGGCTGCCACAAAAGAAAACCCCGAAGTAGTCGCCTTGGCGCGACGTGTAGCAAGGGAAGAAGGTGTTCGCGAAGATCTATTTCTTGGCCTCGTTTATCAGGAGAGCCGCTTCAATCCCTGCGCCCGTTCACCAGTCGGGGCATTTGGTCTTACACAATTGATGCCGGACACCGCCAAATCACTTGGCGTAAACCAGTACGACGTAGAACAAAATCTTCGCGGAGGCGCCCGATATTTAGCCACCCAACTGAAAAGGTACAATGGGAATGAACAGTTAGCATTGGCAGCCTATAACGCAGGCCCCGGCAATGTAAATAAATACGGCGGAATACCACCTTTCAAAGAAACAAATGAATATGTGTATAATATTACACAAAAATGGAAACCGTCGTTCGCCGGTATAGAGAATACAGCCCTTCCCGCTTATAGCTATGCGGCCGACACAACAATCGGAGCGATGGCTGTCGATCGTGCCACGCAGGACAATATCACGGACGTTCAGGGGTGGTATAAAAACATATCACAAACGCAGACCGCGACGGTTTTAGATGCTTGGGACGCTAATACGAAAGTACGTAACGCCAATACAGATTTAGTTAATCAGGTCATTACGCTTGGCGCAACAATTGGCGATTTGCTGAACGCCCGCAATGCGGAAAATGTGCAGACGGCTTCGCAGGCAGCAAAATTTTTATCGCAAAAAATAGACACCCCCCTCCCCCAAGAAGAATGTTTGCGGGCGAACATGTTTTGGGACGAGTACCTAAAGAAGTGCATTGACAAGACGGGTATTGAAAAGGAGCAACCACAATGAGGACGAAAACAATTATAGCAACATTAATAACGACCTGCTTGGCTATACCGACAGTCGGGTATGCACAAAAGCCGGTATTCGATCAGAAAAATTACAAGGTCGCGAAAGAAACGGCCAACACGACAGAAAAAATATTAGACACCAACAAAGACGTTTTGAAAACCGTCAATGAAACATTGAAGGCAGTGACAGGCGAACGCGGGAATGTAGCAGGTCAGTTGAACAATATTGCAATAGGCCAAGGTTTTTCCGTGTCAAGCGTACCACGGTTTGATGATATTTTGGCCGGTGGCGTTCCAAATTTTGGGCAGTTGTCGCCAGAAATAGCAAAAACAACGGCGGCATTTATGAATGGGTTGAAGCTAGTCAAATCATTGTCCGGTAAACAGAACAGCGACTATGCCAACGACAAATCATATGCGGAAATGGTACGCTCGTTAGCCAGTGTGTCGGCGTTAGTAACGGGTGCGCAATCGGGTGTAAGTGGCCGACGCCAAGCTCTCGAACAAGCAAGCGCAAAAATCGGCACAGCGACAGACGTAAAAGGCAGCATCGACCAAAATACGCAACTGCAAGTGCAGACCGGTTTGACGACGAATGAGCTGATTGGTGTGATGAATGGTGCGGTAGAGTCTTTAGCGGCCGAAAATCAACGGCGATTGACCGAAATCTCGCAAACAAGAAAGTTTTTGACCTATGACCCCGCTAATTAAAATAATTGCAGCAGCAGTGATCGCCGGTAGTCTAACCGGTTGCGCAACGAAAATACACGAAAAAAGCGCCCCGTGCAAACGAACACCCGCAATCGTTTCATCGTTCGCGGAGAACGATTATTGCGGTGCAGATCGTCCCGTCAACAGCGGCGGTATTGAAGCCATTTTTGCCGATATTATGGAGCAGCAGTGATATGGCCAATTTTATGACAGACATTATCGCGCGTGTGGAAAACGTCGGCCAAGGTTTTTCCGAAACGGCTTATTCCGCGCTGGGCGACCAGGTATTACAAGCGTCGCGCTATGCAATGATCATTTATATCTGGCACTATTGCTGCTTGGCCTACATTGGCCGTGCTAATATAGACCTCAAAGACCTACTCGGCAAATTAGCGCGAATGCTGATAATACTAGCCTTGATCGGAAACTGGTCGTACTTTGACTACTACATTTACCGCATTTTGATGGATGTACCGGAAAATGTCGGCCGCGTTGTGTTGCAGGCAATCTCTGGCGTGTCATCGGCCGAACCGACAAGCGGGCTTATGCAAATATGGAATACAGCCAACAAAGTGTCGGAGACGATTTCCGCCCAATCCGGCTATTTTACAATAATGCCCAACCTAATCGCCTTTGTCGTTTGGTTGATTATTTTAGCGTTTGCAGGACTTTCTTTGTCGGTCATTATTCTAGCCAAAATGATAACATGGGTATTAGTGGCCGTTGCGCCAGTATTTATCGCGTGTTTCCTTTTCGGTATTTCGCGGCCGCTAGCGCGTGGTTGGGCGTCACAAGTACTGCTTTACTCAATCATGCCGTTATTCACCTATGTGGTGATAGCGATTGTTATTGCGATGATTTTACCGACACTGGACACCCTCAATGTCCAAGCACAAACCCAGCAGATTAGTTGGGCACAAGTGGGAACCTTCTG from the Bartonella apihabitans genome contains:
- a CDS encoding DUF5131 family protein, with amino-acid sequence MATTIEWTDATWNPVAGCSVVSSGCINCYAMRMAARLEAMGIEKYKGLTRKTGNRAKWTGLVRLDETTLIKPKSWKKPRRIFINSMSDLFHPSVPIAFIDRVWSVMEHTPQHTYQILTKRADLMAAILADFKVLPNVWLGTSVENGDVIGRLDDLRRVPAVIRFVSFEPLIGSVAGAYLDGIRWAIVGGESGPNARPINHAWVDEIYDMCAAANVAFFFKQWGGQNKKSTGRTYRDRVWDIFPQAIGNSGNHNNHFVP
- a CDS encoding thermonuclease family protein; protein product: MNNSNIPTPTANGSASDDVITDYAMAVDGHTLFFPRQNLTIELAGIDSCNVPQWSLNPTWTDREKIKAPEPVPCGAMAKALLKRLVDGKKITCRYTLNVGYCVQGKDSDIGREMLFAGWANIKEPVRNNDYYAVERNAKEHRRGMWSTYVLSPREWRGRAVDKTNTRQPIADFNLLSTRQSEISPPFADARNRPRVTDR
- a CDS encoding thermonuclease family protein — encoded protein: MLPIIHNANAADYFTLQPDAIISGDTWQQNNKTYRLYGVQACLRNTFYTDKNGQQQDCGIASADGLAAFIADTKPSCSVIIAADINYTMCYATVGATAVDLGTALIATGYAFASLNSQGLPYVPDYSVAEKSAAEKRKGLWAFKDVQHPSIFLSQRAKAQKE
- a CDS encoding lytic transglycosylase domain-containing protein, producing the protein MDFEEIKILAVADNVLAEPVFGDSRHFGANIKIDNTSSKKQERCGDSEFTVNEVKKIAIAAAQKYNVPTELVLKVIETESNYDQSRNSPKGARGAMQLMPSTATAYGVNDRCDTVQNIEAGTKFLSKLLGKYGSTDLALAAYNAGETQVDRAGGIPPIPETQNYVKKITGAISVKEPATNEKVAGIVIGLSTTRFANGVINFGEKNDGTK
- a CDS encoding TrbC/VirB2 family protein codes for the protein MMVLNRKIIKPAVAIGIAALMTSPAFAAGGSGIFSSLDTVFQYVVDTLSGTTGRLVAIIIFMGTIVAAWVGYRSFWTIGVGIVFIAIFFGGPRSSISSVTQPNKINNEERQNG
- a CDS encoding type IV secretion system protein VirB3, with translation MDEEAMRVPVVIGITRPITILGIPYNMALMLMFSVTGLWLITNSFYSFLSLPFLYSIVFSITVYDARYLDVIGRKIAKTPNVPNRHYWGGNSYGC
- a CDS encoding VirB4 family type IV secretion/conjugal transfer ATPase, whose translation is MAANELNASVIKKLMRGKLIKRETSMRKHIPYIRHKNETIVGLKDGSIAGVIKLDGLFFETQDQAEINTRAEIENTIIRNLGTSQYSFWATTIRRKTVAHLDQHPKGYLASEIDRQYFDQLAEKRLYTNELYLTVIKGNIRGAVGLGDKIRQKWEQLTEAGDIKRREKNNVVEFEQKLKTIVKELTGYGAKLLGIKKTGSDVGARYLSEPAMFFNEILMGAKNQPLPLPRQSLDSYIGTGRLFFGTKVVQIASATNDAKFGAILSLKEYPSFTEPGFLDTLLTTDNEMIITQSFSVVDQPIAQERISRLQRQLEKSDAANSELADEVDYAMNALAKREAVFGYHHLTVLVLADDLERLNKAVGDVTTQLTHCNITAVREDLNLEPAFWAQLPGNSSYIARGALLSSRNFACFAPLHNFPSGETDGKKIHWRSPVTIFETTSKTAYHFNFHTSDVGHFTITGPSGSGKTVVMTFLMAQSARIKPTPRVVYFDKDRAAEITIRGLGGVYEVINPARPTGFNPLQLDDTPVNRTFLGNLFQVMLAPASGEELKQAEKTTIEKAVAKVMKLALPLRTLANFDTLLQGAAKATDEDLSARLRSWVTGENAWCFNAEKDVLNLENISAIGFDMTSILQQKTTRIPLIMYLFHRLEQMCNGEPIIFMLDEAWSLFDNEQFSKFINDKIRTIRKLNGIVGLGTQSISDISGSDGTRAVLEQCTTNIHFPNPKGNREEYSKNFKITEKEFQFITKTDPKSRLFLIKHAQDFVIARLDLTGLNGLINVLSATPKTLDLCERLRSENGDAPEAWLPSFFREIGEKK
- a CDS encoding lytic transglycosylase domain-containing protein, which encodes MTKIVKVVATLIIAANVVNGQAAELVIDNAKLGEKNDNQQAVEKNENVKTDELNKHKSITCSASRGMRSSSPSAATKENPEVVALARRVAREEGVREDLFLGLVYQESRFNPCARSPVGAFGLTQLMPDTAKSLGVNQYDVEQNLRGGARYLATQLKRYNGNEQLALAAYNAGPGNVNKYGGIPPFKETNEYVYNITQKWKPSFAGIENTALPAYSYAADTTIGAMAVDRATQDNITDVQGWYKNISQTQTATVLDAWDANTKVRNANTDLVNQVITLGATIGDLLNARNAENVQTASQAAKFLSQKIDTPLPQEECLRANMFWDEYLKKCIDKTGIEKEQPQ
- a CDS encoding type IV secretion system protein, whose protein sequence is MRTKTIIATLITTCLAIPTVGYAQKPVFDQKNYKVAKETANTTEKILDTNKDVLKTVNETLKAVTGERGNVAGQLNNIAIGQGFSVSSVPRFDDILAGGVPNFGQLSPEIAKTTAAFMNGLKLVKSLSGKQNSDYANDKSYAEMVRSLASVSALVTGAQSGVSGRRQALEQASAKIGTATDVKGSIDQNTQLQVQTGLTTNELIGVMNGAVESLAAENQRRLTEISQTRKFLTYDPAN
- a CDS encoding type IV secretion system protein translates to MANFMTDIIARVENVGQGFSETAYSALGDQVLQASRYAMIIYIWHYCCLAYIGRANIDLKDLLGKLARMLIILALIGNWSYFDYYIYRILMDVPENVGRVVLQAISGVSSAEPTSGLMQIWNTANKVSETISAQSGYFTIMPNLIAFVVWLIILAFAGLSLSVIILAKMITWVLVAVAPVFIACFLFGISRPLARGWASQVLLYSIMPLFTYVVIAIVIAMILPTLDTLNVQAQTQQISWAQVGTFCIAACAGLFIILKIAVLTQGIVGAMAIGIGDVVGAMAATTGTSSLAAASGISNNGRRAASAAYQAGRARIGAIGAKKYATADNKTNKETK